From the genome of Leptotrichia sp. oral taxon 847:
GCTCTTCAATTTTTTCAGTAATTCCATGCCAAGCTTCATAAATTTCATCAATTTCGCTTAACCCTTTTTCAGTTATTTTTGTAAAAGAGTTTTTCCCCATTTTTTCCCGCACGACATATCCTTTTGACACCAATTTATCCACAAATCTTGTAACTGTTGACGGAGCTATCGCAAGAGAAGATGAAATTTGGTTCACCGAAAGTCCATTTTTTTCTTCTTTTAATAGCATCATTAAAAAAGCGTGAGTCGGACAAATGTCTATTTTTTCAAATGCTTCTTCTGCAATCTTATTTATCATTCTAAACATTTTTGAAATTGTAAAATATAAATACTCGCTTATTTCTTTTTCAATTTTATTACTGTTCATCATATCACTCCTTTTCATTCTTTAAAATTATAACTTGTACTTCCATCTAGTGCATCTTTAATTTCTATTCCCAAATCTTTCAAATTATCTCTAATCTTGTCAGATAGTTTAAAATTTTTCTCAATTCTTGCGTCTTTTCTCACTTCCAAAAGTAAGTCAATCAATTTATCAGTTAATTCACTGCATTTCTCGCATTTTTTTTCGTTTTCCAATTTTATTCCGAGTACATTTTCAATTTTATTTTTTAGCGATTCATATGAACTTTTTATTTCACAAATAACATCTTTTCCGTTCTCAAATTTAGTAAGAAGTTTATTTGTATATTTAATTTGCTCAAAAATTGTAGCCAATGCTTGTGGCGTATTCATATCTTCATCCATCGCCAAAACAAATTTTTCGTCAAACTCTTTAATTTTTTCAAAAGAATTTTCATTTTCAGATAAACTTTCTTTCGTCAAATTTACTGCATCTTCAAATTTTTTCATCGCATTTACCATATTTTGCAAAGTTTTTTTTGTATCTTTTAGTGCTTCGAAAGAAAAATTAATCGGCTTTCTGTAATGAGTGCTCACCATAAAAAGTCTCACCACATTTCCAGAAAATTTTTCCAAAATTTCACGCAGTAAAAAAAAGTTTCCTTTTGATTTGGACATTTTATCGCCATTGATCTGAACAAAGCCGTTATGCAGCCAATAATTTGCAAAATTTCCGTGATAAGCGCAACTACTTTGAGCAATTTCATTTTCGTGATGTGGAAAAATCAAATCCTGTCCCCCACCGTGAATATCAAATGTATCTCCCAAATATTTTTGCGACATTGTACTGCACTCTATATGCCAACCAGGTCTTCCTTTTCCCCAAGGTGATTCATAAAACGGCTCATTTTCCTTTTTACTTTTCCAAAGGACAAAATCCAGTGGATTTTTTTTTATTTTAGAAATATCAATTCTAGCTCCTGCTTCCAGCTCATCAATTTTCTGATTGGACAATTTCCCATACTCAGAATACTTTTTCACCTCAAAGTAGACATCTCCATCTTTTTCATAAGCAAAACCATTATCTACCAATTTTTTTATAGTTTCTATTATTTCAGCAATATTCTCCGTAACTTTTGGTCTTTTCACCTCGCTCAAAATATTTAACTTTTTCACATCTTCAAAAAATCCATTTATATATTTTTTAGTAATTTCTTCGCACGGCAGTTTTTCTTCGTTAGATCTATTTATAATTTTATCGTCAATGTCCGTAAAATTTTGTACAAACTCAACTTCATAATTTTTATATTTAAAGTATCTAGCCAATACGTCGAAAACAACAATCGGACGAGCATTCCCCAAATGTATGTAATTATAAACAGTAGGTCCGCAGACGTACATTTTTACTTTATTTTCTTCAAGTGGTACAAATTTTTCCACTTTGTTTGACATTGTGTTGTAAAATTCCATCTTACCTCCTAAATCTAATTTTTCAAATCATTTTTTATTTCTTTTTTTAAATAATTTTCCCAATAGAATATCCAACTCAATTTAATAACAATATAAATTGGTATTCCAATAAACGCCCCACCAATTCCAAAGAGCGCTCCACCAATCAAAACTACAAGAAGTGTCGTAATTGGATGCATTTTTACTGATTTTCCTGTAAGCCAAGGTTTTACAATGTTAGCTTCAATAGTTTGAACAATTGTAACTATCACAACAATGACAATTACTAAATTAAATGATTTTGTTGCAGCAAAAAATATCACGGGAATAAGTCCGATAAATGGTCCTAAAAATGGTATCACATTTCCAAAACCGATAATTATAGAAAATAAAACACTGTAATCCAGTTTCAAGCAATAAAAAATTATAAAAGACGCTATTCCAACAATCATACTGTCAAGCACTGTAACTAAAATATATTTCCCAATAGTCTGATCTATCTTTTTCGCTAAATCAACCAATTTCCCTTCACTGTCAATCTCAGATAAAAATTTTTCTATCCAAATTTCAATATTGTCGTAACTAAAAATAAGCATAATTGTAAAAATCGGTGTCATAAAAAGTAGTGTAAATGTACTACTTACAATGGAATAACTAGAAGTTAGAAGTTGTACTGTTATATTAATGATCACATCTTTAGAATTTATAATGGCGTTTTTTAAATCAATGTTGTTGGCTTCCATAAAACTAAACGCTTTTTTTTGAAAATTTCCCTGATTTTTCAAAAAGAATTCGATTAAACTCGAAACCTGCTTTGCAATTAAAGGAATAAATGCAAGAACAATATATATAAAAATTGCAAAAAATATTGAAAGCACAAGTAAAATTGCCAAATTTCTATTTTTTATGAGCTTTTTAGCCGCTTTTTTTTCATTTTTTTTATTGCTTATCATATCAATGATTGGCATTAGTGAATACACAATAATAAACGACAAAATAAACGGGAAAATCGTGCTTATAGCAAGATTAATTGGCTTTTTAAAATAATCGTAAACCTTAAAAAAAAGTAAAATTGATAAAAACAAAAGTGTCACTACAATTAGCACATTTTTCATTTTTAAAATTTTTTCTTCATCATAAAATTTCATTTATCTTCCTTTCCAAATTTTTTATCCAAAAGTTTTATCAGCCTTTTTGTTAAACACTATTTCAATCGGACATCCTTCAAATCCAAAATATTCCCTAAGTTTATTTTCAATATATCTCTTATAAGAAAAATGAATTAACTCGGGATTATTTGTGAAAAATACAAACTTTGGAGGAGCCTGGCTAATCTGTGTTGCATAATTAATTTTAACCGCTCTTCCTTTTCGAGTCGGCACAGGATTTTGTGCAACAATTTCTGCCAAAATCTGATTTAATATTCCAGTCGTAACTTTTTTATGATATTCTTCATTTATAAATTTAGCCTGTTCCAAAATATTAAGTGTCCTTTTTCCTGTAAGTGCTGAAATTGTAATAATTGGAGCATAATCCAAAAACGCCAAATCTGCTTTAACAAGTTCAGTAAACTCTTTTACACTATTATCATTTTTCTCAATCAAATCCCACTTATTAATTGTAATAATAATCGGCTTTCTTTCATCATAAATCATTCCTGCAATCCTTTTGTCCTGATCCGTCAGAAGTTCTGTTGCATCCAGCATAAGTACACAAACATCTGCTCTTTTAATGGCTTTCATCGCACGAAGCACACTGTAATATTCGATGTCATCCTCCACTTTAGATTTTCTCCGAATTCCCGCAGTATCAATAAGGGTATACATATCTCCATTGTATTTTAAAGCCGAGTCAATTGTATCTCTAGTCGTTCCAGCAATATCGCTCACAATCGAACGCTCTTTATTTAATAGTTTATTTAAAAGTGAAGATTTTCCCGCATTTGGTCTTCCAAGAATCGCAATACTAAGTCCTTCTGAAATTTCTTTAACATTTTTATCTTCAAATTTTTCAATTACAGCATCCAACAAATCCCCCAAATTCGTTTTATGCTCCCCTGAAATCCCGATAACTTCTTCAAATCCAAGCCCATAAAATTCAAAAATATTTTCCTTCTCCTTTATATAGTTGTCAATTTTATTGACAGCCACAATAACTTTTTTACCTTGTTTACGAAGAACAGTTGCCACATCCTCATCAAGCCCAGTAATTCCAGCTTTTCCATCCACCAAAAATATAATTACATCCGCTTCATCAATTGCAACTTGTGCCTGCTTTTTAATTTTACTCATCATGAAATCTTCTGTTCTAGGTTCAAGACCACCTGTATCCACAAGTATAAATTTTTGTCCCAACCACTCCATCTCACGATAAAGTCTGTCACGAGTAACTCCA
Proteins encoded in this window:
- a CDS encoding MarR family winged helix-turn-helix transcriptional regulator translates to MNSNKIEKEISEYLYFTISKMFRMINKIAEEAFEKIDICPTHAFLMMLLKEEKNGLSVNQISSSLAIAPSTVTRFVDKLVSKGYVVREKMGKNSFTKITEKGLSEIDEIYEAWHGITEKIEELIGDKTYLERTKKSFKEFVEILGKDKKYDKVSEEFDFWII
- the cysS gene encoding cysteine--tRNA ligase, yielding MEFYNTMSNKVEKFVPLEENKVKMYVCGPTVYNYIHLGNARPIVVFDVLARYFKYKNYEVEFVQNFTDIDDKIINRSNEEKLPCEEITKKYINGFFEDVKKLNILSEVKRPKVTENIAEIIETIKKLVDNGFAYEKDGDVYFEVKKYSEYGKLSNQKIDELEAGARIDISKIKKNPLDFVLWKSKKENEPFYESPWGKGRPGWHIECSTMSQKYLGDTFDIHGGGQDLIFPHHENEIAQSSCAYHGNFANYWLHNGFVQINGDKMSKSKGNFFLLREILEKFSGNVVRLFMVSTHYRKPINFSFEALKDTKKTLQNMVNAMKKFEDAVNLTKESLSENENSFEKIKEFDEKFVLAMDEDMNTPQALATIFEQIKYTNKLLTKFENGKDVICEIKSSYESLKNKIENVLGIKLENEKKCEKCSELTDKLIDLLLEVRKDARIEKNFKLSDKIRDNLKDLGIEIKDALDGSTSYNFKE
- a CDS encoding AI-2E family transporter is translated as MKFYDEEKILKMKNVLIVVTLLFLSILLFFKVYDYFKKPINLAISTIFPFILSFIIVYSLMPIIDMISNKKNEKKAAKKLIKNRNLAILLVLSIFFAIFIYIVLAFIPLIAKQVSSLIEFFLKNQGNFQKKAFSFMEANNIDLKNAIINSKDVIINITVQLLTSSYSIVSSTFTLLFMTPIFTIMLIFSYDNIEIWIEKFLSEIDSEGKLVDLAKKIDQTIGKYILVTVLDSMIVGIASFIIFYCLKLDYSVLFSIIIGFGNVIPFLGPFIGLIPVIFFAATKSFNLVIVIVVIVTIVQTIEANIVKPWLTGKSVKMHPITTLLVVLIGGALFGIGGAFIGIPIYIVIKLSWIFYWENYLKKEIKNDLKN
- the der gene encoding ribosome biogenesis GTPase Der, which gives rise to MRHTVAIVGRPNVGKSTLFNKLVGDRLSIVKDEPGVTRDRLYREMEWLGQKFILVDTGGLEPRTEDFMMSKIKKQAQVAIDEADVIIFLVDGKAGITGLDEDVATVLRKQGKKVIVAVNKIDNYIKEKENIFEFYGLGFEEVIGISGEHKTNLGDLLDAVIEKFEDKNVKEISEGLSIAILGRPNAGKSSLLNKLLNKERSIVSDIAGTTRDTIDSALKYNGDMYTLIDTAGIRRKSKVEDDIEYYSVLRAMKAIKRADVCVLMLDATELLTDQDKRIAGMIYDERKPIIITINKWDLIEKNDNSVKEFTELVKADLAFLDYAPIITISALTGKRTLNILEQAKFINEEYHKKVTTGILNQILAEIVAQNPVPTRKGRAVKINYATQISQAPPKFVFFTNNPELIHFSYKRYIENKLREYFGFEGCPIEIVFNKKADKTFG